A single window of Gammaproteobacteria bacterium DNA harbors:
- a CDS encoding STAS/SEC14 domain-containing protein, producing MFKVTPNGPNRVDIELSGKLDSDEMRFALEELISETASIEHGRMLYRIDDFEFPTFGAIGIELSRLPELLRVIGKFDRAAVLVDTGWIKKVSEFEGALMPGLEIKAFDRDQEAEAEAWLAS from the coding sequence ATGTTCAAGGTAACCCCGAACGGTCCTAACCGTGTGGACATCGAGCTGAGCGGCAAGCTGGACAGTGACGAAATGAGGTTCGCACTCGAGGAACTGATCAGTGAGACAGCGAGCATCGAGCACGGAAGGATGCTGTATCGAATCGATGATTTCGAGTTTCCGACATTCGGGGCCATCGGGATCGAGCTGTCGCGTCTACCGGAACTGCTCAGAGTCATCGGGAAGTTCGATCGGGCGGCGGTCCTGGTCGACACGGGATGGATCAAGAAGGTGAGTGAGTTCGAAGGCGCGCTGATGCCTGGCCTGGAGATCAAGGCATTCGATCGGGACCAGGAGGCAGAAGCGGAGGCCTGGCTAGCGAGTTAG
- a CDS encoding carbonic anhydrase: MSKVVEEVMAANAEYAASFGDKGDLPMPPGRQFAVLTCMDARLDPAKYAGLAEGDAHVIRNAGGRASDDAIRSLVISYKLLGTKEWFVIHHTDCGMETFTTEIMGDLLSSSLKTASVDETGWHDSNAGGGTTDGKYINWLTISDNAKSVVEDVKRIRSSSMVPSDIPVYGYIYDCKTGELVEIPEATAAGKAS; this comes from the coding sequence ATGAGTAAAGTCGTAGAAGAGGTGATGGCGGCGAATGCTGAATATGCTGCAAGCTTCGGTGATAAGGGCGATTTACCCATGCCTCCTGGCAGGCAGTTCGCCGTATTGACCTGTATGGATGCTCGCCTCGATCCAGCGAAATACGCAGGGCTCGCCGAAGGCGATGCCCATGTGATTCGCAATGCCGGTGGCAGAGCAAGCGATGATGCGATTCGTTCCCTGGTGATTTCCTATAAATTACTTGGGACCAAGGAATGGTTTGTAATACATCATACCGACTGTGGCATGGAGACATTCACGACAGAGATTATGGGCGACCTATTGTCAAGCAGTCTTAAAACGGCAAGCGTCGACGAGACCGGCTGGCATGATAGTAATGCAGGCGGCGGGACAACCGATGGCAAATATATAAACTGGCTTACCATCAGTGATAACGCGAAGAGTGTCGTCGAGGACGTCAAACGCATCAGAAGCAGTTCTATGGTGCCTTCGGATATTCCCGTGTACGGCTATATTTATGATTGTAAGACAGGGGAGCTAGTGGAAATACCCGAGGCTACGGCAGCAGGCAAGGCAAGCTAG
- a CDS encoding BatD family protein produces MSHSRPFRFAVLLVFWLTGSGVMAADIIASVSRDGLARNETLQLVLEMSGESDAPPDLSPLYQDFEILWRSQSQSTRIINGNVQHRASLTLTLRPKRAGQLEIPAIAFDRVATDPIPIEVKEAVVGAGEPEFEQRPMSPFEQVPGSGQFASPPPFQGYGPSRMPSSRWGNGAAGPLQPSAPAAPSPSLTMPGFQSGAQARTDQPLRSPPDIDETSNRSTISMSASHWLTWIFGLGWLSTAVAWWWSQRGRRSPTRELHAQPVEAPAAEVEAEPPVVPNPKILAVKTAYEARDAIAARNALIDWAYDIWKEDSPNNLSTLARLCPGALSGAILKLDAAIYNPQPSDWWNERVWERLKAIEKKND; encoded by the coding sequence ATGAGCCACTCCAGACCATTCAGATTCGCCGTTTTACTCGTTTTCTGGCTGACGGGGTCGGGTGTGATGGCGGCGGATATCATCGCGAGTGTTTCCAGAGATGGTCTGGCCCGAAATGAAACCCTGCAACTGGTGCTGGAGATGAGTGGCGAGTCCGATGCCCCGCCCGACCTGTCACCGCTGTATCAGGATTTTGAAATTCTCTGGCGCAGCCAAAGCCAGAGTACCCGTATTATCAACGGCAACGTACAGCACCGCGCCAGCCTGACACTCACGCTTAGACCGAAACGAGCCGGTCAGTTGGAGATTCCTGCGATCGCATTCGACAGGGTCGCCACCGATCCGATACCGATAGAGGTAAAGGAGGCGGTGGTTGGTGCCGGAGAGCCGGAATTCGAACAGCGACCGATGTCGCCGTTCGAGCAGGTACCGGGATCCGGCCAATTCGCCTCGCCGCCACCGTTCCAGGGCTACGGGCCGAGCCGAATGCCAAGCTCCCGTTGGGGAAACGGTGCTGCGGGTCCTTTACAGCCGAGCGCACCGGCGGCTCCATCTCCGTCGTTGACCATGCCCGGTTTCCAGAGCGGTGCTCAGGCACGGACGGATCAACCGTTGAGATCCCCGCCGGACATCGATGAAACGAGCAACAGGTCGACGATATCGATGTCTGCAAGCCACTGGCTAACCTGGATATTTGGACTGGGTTGGTTGTCCACCGCTGTTGCCTGGTGGTGGAGCCAGCGGGGCAGGCGATCACCGACCCGGGAGCTTCATGCACAACCTGTCGAAGCCCCCGCGGCGGAGGTAGAGGCCGAGCCACCGGTGGTCCCTAACCCTAAGATACTGGCCGTCAAGACCGCTTACGAGGCGAGGGATGCCATTGCAGCACGGAATGCCCTGATAGACTGGGCCTATGATATTTGGAAGGAGGACTCGCCGAACAACCTGAGCACGCTCGCACGGCTTTGTCCGGGAGCGCTGAGCGGGGCGATACTGAAACTGGATGCGGCGATATACAATCCCCAGCCGTCTGACTGGTGGAACGAACGCGTTTGGGAACGGTTGAAAGCTATCGAGAAAAAGAACGACTAA
- a CDS encoding low molecular weight phosphotyrosine protein phosphatase yields MKVKVRVLFVCMGNICRSPMGQGVFERLVREAGLESDVFVDSAGTHAYHIGHPPDTRAQSAAESRGYDIRSQRARQAGDFDISAFDYIVAMDSDNLQHLREMSPPGEEGKIRLLLDFGDGRPGREVPDPYYGGRSGFERVLDLVEQGSRGLLEYIRDRHRL; encoded by the coding sequence ATGAAGGTAAAAGTCAGAGTGCTCTTCGTGTGCATGGGTAACATCTGCCGTTCCCCGATGGGGCAGGGTGTGTTTGAGCGTCTGGTTCGCGAGGCGGGCCTGGAAAGCGATGTCTTCGTGGACTCGGCGGGTACCCACGCCTATCACATCGGGCACCCTCCCGATACGCGGGCGCAGTCCGCCGCCGAGAGCAGGGGCTACGATATTCGCTCCCAGCGTGCACGCCAGGCCGGGGACTTCGATATCAGCGCGTTCGACTACATCGTCGCCATGGATAGCGACAACCTGCAGCACCTGCGTGAGATGTCTCCGCCGGGGGAGGAGGGCAAGATCAGACTGTTGCTCGATTTCGGTGACGGCCGCCCAGGCAGGGAGGTGCCGGATCCCTACTATGGGGGCAGGAGCGGATTCGAGCGGGTGCTCGACCTGGTCGAGCAGGGCAGTCGCGGCCTGCTGGAGTACATCCGCGACCGCCACAGGTTGTAG